Proteins encoded within one genomic window of Gigantopelta aegis isolate Gae_Host chromosome 2, Gae_host_genome, whole genome shotgun sequence:
- the LOC121383453 gene encoding carnitine O-acetyltransferase-like isoform X2: MDVQRTLGLHSICISNTMTSSYPVSKLNDTLTELKRVFKEILQPDEAEKFDELLEEANATSLPTVQKIFESSVKNKKNWNAEYGRQFMLSIRFPIPVSTAMSFVLEVDSNHSSQVARAASLLVAVGQIYSDPSMMEEMTNAFVRRGAKENYLDEMLLAACRVPGMEKDEYVVYKDVRHVLLISKNSMFTIDILDDNRQVIPAGMIVNHLEYIINHSGECNANPLALTALPRNDWHVTRLDLLKDKSNQESLATAESSIVTLVLEDQPSPMPLSKTLQHIQFGRPSFRYYDKLVNVIVYRDGQAGLFVDHACSDSYVAAKLCMLINKLANDVHISPQPNGSNSYPASLHISTPEKTVPTSIWDHPDRDVATFEFPVCSNLLNILERSYVRDAWLHLSLQLAILELTGTSSFLILEPTYIDNFKNGGTDATFPMSMQSRELVTKLKEGSPFGSLMTSLKAALAEHRRLVKNTKTGKAYGSHISALQSILNRQAPGHPLLPYLQRFQKPDVMMTGASEGGHLLRAAAGNVFADNQLVVTYILKENEIAFVLTTSGTFSTMLPTIPNALSKSLNRLLQLIVCHVSAGAMMKNSVPDSTTKAEYTSYLHPTPNTLGTVIVQHDGQPQGIRLLDDADGLVSFMAYGKSVALRLQTQLGVERCGMIALFLPNDKPKMHVVPFHGLGKNWISVVAEEQEYSPVYKGYVTSVEGPRVSNQELTLMQKRLLAGDVVPKWDNTFNGDPKDNNLFARLVRGELPHWRVWEDDHHIAFLTPFPNTPGFTVLVPREHLSSNIIGLPDENFTKLFRAVHKVATELMSSLSLDGCAIVCEGMEIDYAHVKVIPLRETSSCEHHVTDQLHETYPGFLSTKHGPEMDINQLVGIATKLALV; the protein is encoded by the coding sequence CATTTCtaacacgatgacgtcatcataCCCAGTGTCTAAGTTGAACGACACGTTGACTGAATTGAAACGAGTATTCAAAGAAATATTGCAACCAGATGAAGCCGAGAAGTTTGACGAGCTCCTTGAGGAGGCTAATGCAACTAGTTTACCAACAGTTCAGAAAATCTTCGAGTCAAGCGTGAAAAATAAGAAGAATTGGAATGCAGAATACGGGCGTCAGTTCATGCTCTCTATCCGGTTTCCTATTCCTGTCTCTACTGCTATGTCTTTCGTTTTAGAAGTGGACAGCAATCACAGTAGTCAGGTTGCAAGGGCTGCGAGCCTACTTGTCGCAGTAGGACAGATCTACAGTGACCCCAGCATGATGGAGGAGATGACTAACGCCTTTGTAAGGAGAGGCGCCAAAGAAAATTATTTAGATGAAATGTTACTGGCAGCATGCAGAGTTCCTGgtatggagaaagatgaatatGTGGTGTACAAAGACGTCAGACATGTTTTGCTCATCAGCAAGAACAGCATGTTCACTATTGATATTCTGGATGACAACAGACAAGTGATACCTGCAGGGATGATTGTAAACCATCTGGAATATATTATCAATCATTCTGGTGAATGTAATGCGAATCCACTTGCTCTGACGGCTCTGCCTCGCAATGATTGGCATGTCACCCGCTTAGATTTGCTCAAAGACAAGTCTAACCAGGAATCCCTTGCAACAGCTGAGAGTTCTATAGTGACTCTTGTCCTGGAAGATCAACCATCACCAATGCCCCTTAGTAAAACTCTGCAGCATATTCAGTTTGGCAGGCCTTCGTTCCGGTACTACGATAAGCTGGTCAATGTTATCGTGTATCGTGATGGACAAGCTGGGCTATTCGTAGATCATGCGTGTTCTGACAGTTATGTAGCTGCAAAGCTATGCATGTTGATAAACAAACTTGCCAACGACGTGCATATTTCACCACAACCAAATGGCAGCAATTCATATCCAGCATCTTTGCACATTTCAACTCCTGAAAAGACTGTACCAACTTCCATATGGGATCATCCGGATAGAGATGTTGCTACATTTGAATTCCCTGTTTGTTCTAATTTACTTAACATTTTGGAAAGGTCCTATGTGCGTGATGCGTGGTTGCATCTATCACTGCAGCTTGCCATTCTTGAACTAACAGGGACCTCGTCCTTTCTGATACTTGAACCCACCTACATTGATAACTTTAAAAATGGAGGAACAGACGCCACCTTCCCCATGAGTATGCAGTCTCGTGAATTAGTAACAAAACTTAAGGAAGGATCACCATTTGGATCCCTGATGACGTCACTGAAAGCAGCCCTGGCAGAACATAGGCGACTGGTTAAGAATACAAAGACGGGTAAAGCATATGGCTCACACATCAGTGCCCTGCAATCTATCTTAAATCGTCAAGCCCCTGGTCATCCACTGTTGCCATATCTCCAGCGCTTCCAGAAACCAGATGTAATGATGACTGGAGCATCAGAAGGGGGCCATCTTCTAAGGGCAGCTGCTGGCAATGTCTTTGCAGACAATCAACTGGTAGTCACCTATATTCTGAAAGAAAATGAGATAGCCTTTGTCCTAACAACAAGTGGGACATTTTCAACAATGCTACCAACCATTCCAAATGCATTATCAAAATCTTTGAATCGACTGCTGCAATTGATTGTATGCCACGTTTCAGCTGGGGCCATGATGAAGAATAGTGTGCCAGATAGCACGACTAAAGCAGAATATACTTCGTATTTACACCCCACTCCCAATACGCTAGGTACAGTCATCGTGCAACACGACGGACAGCCCCAGGGGATCCGACTGCTAGACGATGCAGATGGACTGGTCTCGTTCATGGCATATGGAAAGTCAGTTGCCTTGAGACTTCAAACACAGCTAGGCGTTGAACGTTGTGGTATGATTGCACTTTTCTTACCCAACGATAAACCAAAGATGCATGTAGTTCCTTTCCATGGGTTAGGGAAAAACTGGATTTCAGTTGTCGCAGAGGAACAAGAATATTCCCCTGTGTATAAAGGTTATGTTACATCGGTTGAAGGTCCCCGTGTCTCGAATCAGGAGCTAACTCTGATGCAGAAGAGACTGTTGGCTGGTGATGTAGTTCCCAAATGGGACAACACGTTTAATGGGGATCCCAAGGACAACAATCTCTTCGCTCGACTGGTGCGAGGAGAGCTGCCACACTGGAGGGTTTGGGAGGATGATCACCACATCGCGTTTCTCACACCTTTCCCCAACACGCCAGGATTCACGGTCCTCGTTCCCAGGGAGCATCTTTCAAGCAACATAATTGGTCTGCCAGACGAGAACTTTACAAAGCTGTTTAGAGCAGTTCATAAGGTTGCCACGGAACTTATGTCCTCTCTGTCGCTGGACGGATGTGCTATCGTATGCGAGGGGATGGAAATCGACTACGCTCATGTCAAGGTCATTCCTCTACGTGAGACAAGTTCGTGTGAGCACCATGTTACAGATCAGCTTCACGAAACATATCCAGGATTCTTGTCCACCAAACATGGACCAGAAATGGACATTAATCAGTTGGTGGGTATTGCTACAAAACTCGctcttgtttga
- the LOC121383453 gene encoding carnitine O-acetyltransferase-like isoform X3 — MTSSYPVSKLNDTLTELKRVFKEILQPDEAEKFDELLEEANATSLPTVQKIFESSVKNKKNWNAEYGRQFMLSIRFPIPVSTAMSFVLEVDSNHSSQVARAASLLVAVGQIYSDPSMMEEMTNAFVRRGAKENYLDEMLLAACRVPGMEKDEYVVYKDVRHVLLISKNSMFTIDILDDNRQVIPAGMIVNHLEYIINHSGECNANPLALTALPRNDWHVTRLDLLKDKSNQESLATAESSIVTLVLEDQPSPMPLSKTLQHIQFGRPSFRYYDKLVNVIVYRDGQAGLFVDHACSDSYVAAKLCMLINKLANDVHISPQPNGSNSYPASLHISTPEKTVPTSIWDHPDRDVATFEFPVCSNLLNILERSYVRDAWLHLSLQLAILELTGTSSFLILEPTYIDNFKNGGTDATFPMSMQSRELVTKLKEGSPFGSLMTSLKAALAEHRRLVKNTKTGKAYGSHISALQSILNRQAPGHPLLPYLQRFQKPDVMMTGASEGGHLLRAAAGNVFADNQLVVTYILKENEIAFVLTTSGTFSTMLPTIPNALSKSLNRLLQLIVCHVSAGAMMKNSVPDSTTKAEYTSYLHPTPNTLGTVIVQHDGQPQGIRLLDDADGLVSFMAYGKSVALRLQTQLGVERCGMIALFLPNDKPKMHVVPFHGLGKNWISVVAEEQEYSPVYKGYVTSVEGPRVSNQELTLMQKRLLAGDVVPKWDNTFNGDPKDNNLFARLVRGELPHWRVWEDDHHIAFLTPFPNTPGFTVLVPREHLSSNIIGLPDENFTKLFRAVHKVATELMSSLSLDGCAIVCEGMEIDYAHVKVIPLRETSSCEHHVTDQLHETYPGFLSTKHGPEMDINQLVGIATKLALV; from the coding sequence atgacgtcatcataCCCAGTGTCTAAGTTGAACGACACGTTGACTGAATTGAAACGAGTATTCAAAGAAATATTGCAACCAGATGAAGCCGAGAAGTTTGACGAGCTCCTTGAGGAGGCTAATGCAACTAGTTTACCAACAGTTCAGAAAATCTTCGAGTCAAGCGTGAAAAATAAGAAGAATTGGAATGCAGAATACGGGCGTCAGTTCATGCTCTCTATCCGGTTTCCTATTCCTGTCTCTACTGCTATGTCTTTCGTTTTAGAAGTGGACAGCAATCACAGTAGTCAGGTTGCAAGGGCTGCGAGCCTACTTGTCGCAGTAGGACAGATCTACAGTGACCCCAGCATGATGGAGGAGATGACTAACGCCTTTGTAAGGAGAGGCGCCAAAGAAAATTATTTAGATGAAATGTTACTGGCAGCATGCAGAGTTCCTGgtatggagaaagatgaatatGTGGTGTACAAAGACGTCAGACATGTTTTGCTCATCAGCAAGAACAGCATGTTCACTATTGATATTCTGGATGACAACAGACAAGTGATACCTGCAGGGATGATTGTAAACCATCTGGAATATATTATCAATCATTCTGGTGAATGTAATGCGAATCCACTTGCTCTGACGGCTCTGCCTCGCAATGATTGGCATGTCACCCGCTTAGATTTGCTCAAAGACAAGTCTAACCAGGAATCCCTTGCAACAGCTGAGAGTTCTATAGTGACTCTTGTCCTGGAAGATCAACCATCACCAATGCCCCTTAGTAAAACTCTGCAGCATATTCAGTTTGGCAGGCCTTCGTTCCGGTACTACGATAAGCTGGTCAATGTTATCGTGTATCGTGATGGACAAGCTGGGCTATTCGTAGATCATGCGTGTTCTGACAGTTATGTAGCTGCAAAGCTATGCATGTTGATAAACAAACTTGCCAACGACGTGCATATTTCACCACAACCAAATGGCAGCAATTCATATCCAGCATCTTTGCACATTTCAACTCCTGAAAAGACTGTACCAACTTCCATATGGGATCATCCGGATAGAGATGTTGCTACATTTGAATTCCCTGTTTGTTCTAATTTACTTAACATTTTGGAAAGGTCCTATGTGCGTGATGCGTGGTTGCATCTATCACTGCAGCTTGCCATTCTTGAACTAACAGGGACCTCGTCCTTTCTGATACTTGAACCCACCTACATTGATAACTTTAAAAATGGAGGAACAGACGCCACCTTCCCCATGAGTATGCAGTCTCGTGAATTAGTAACAAAACTTAAGGAAGGATCACCATTTGGATCCCTGATGACGTCACTGAAAGCAGCCCTGGCAGAACATAGGCGACTGGTTAAGAATACAAAGACGGGTAAAGCATATGGCTCACACATCAGTGCCCTGCAATCTATCTTAAATCGTCAAGCCCCTGGTCATCCACTGTTGCCATATCTCCAGCGCTTCCAGAAACCAGATGTAATGATGACTGGAGCATCAGAAGGGGGCCATCTTCTAAGGGCAGCTGCTGGCAATGTCTTTGCAGACAATCAACTGGTAGTCACCTATATTCTGAAAGAAAATGAGATAGCCTTTGTCCTAACAACAAGTGGGACATTTTCAACAATGCTACCAACCATTCCAAATGCATTATCAAAATCTTTGAATCGACTGCTGCAATTGATTGTATGCCACGTTTCAGCTGGGGCCATGATGAAGAATAGTGTGCCAGATAGCACGACTAAAGCAGAATATACTTCGTATTTACACCCCACTCCCAATACGCTAGGTACAGTCATCGTGCAACACGACGGACAGCCCCAGGGGATCCGACTGCTAGACGATGCAGATGGACTGGTCTCGTTCATGGCATATGGAAAGTCAGTTGCCTTGAGACTTCAAACACAGCTAGGCGTTGAACGTTGTGGTATGATTGCACTTTTCTTACCCAACGATAAACCAAAGATGCATGTAGTTCCTTTCCATGGGTTAGGGAAAAACTGGATTTCAGTTGTCGCAGAGGAACAAGAATATTCCCCTGTGTATAAAGGTTATGTTACATCGGTTGAAGGTCCCCGTGTCTCGAATCAGGAGCTAACTCTGATGCAGAAGAGACTGTTGGCTGGTGATGTAGTTCCCAAATGGGACAACACGTTTAATGGGGATCCCAAGGACAACAATCTCTTCGCTCGACTGGTGCGAGGAGAGCTGCCACACTGGAGGGTTTGGGAGGATGATCACCACATCGCGTTTCTCACACCTTTCCCCAACACGCCAGGATTCACGGTCCTCGTTCCCAGGGAGCATCTTTCAAGCAACATAATTGGTCTGCCAGACGAGAACTTTACAAAGCTGTTTAGAGCAGTTCATAAGGTTGCCACGGAACTTATGTCCTCTCTGTCGCTGGACGGATGTGCTATCGTATGCGAGGGGATGGAAATCGACTACGCTCATGTCAAGGTCATTCCTCTACGTGAGACAAGTTCGTGTGAGCACCATGTTACAGATCAGCTTCACGAAACATATCCAGGATTCTTGTCCACCAAACATGGACCAGAAATGGACATTAATCAGTTGGTGGGTATTGCTACAAAACTCGctcttgtttga
- the LOC121383453 gene encoding carnitine O-acetyltransferase-like isoform X1, with product MYGDTSVKKKSKKKKKKEKKAPQMLCCSISNTMTSSYPVSKLNDTLTELKRVFKEILQPDEAEKFDELLEEANATSLPTVQKIFESSVKNKKNWNAEYGRQFMLSIRFPIPVSTAMSFVLEVDSNHSSQVARAASLLVAVGQIYSDPSMMEEMTNAFVRRGAKENYLDEMLLAACRVPGMEKDEYVVYKDVRHVLLISKNSMFTIDILDDNRQVIPAGMIVNHLEYIINHSGECNANPLALTALPRNDWHVTRLDLLKDKSNQESLATAESSIVTLVLEDQPSPMPLSKTLQHIQFGRPSFRYYDKLVNVIVYRDGQAGLFVDHACSDSYVAAKLCMLINKLANDVHISPQPNGSNSYPASLHISTPEKTVPTSIWDHPDRDVATFEFPVCSNLLNILERSYVRDAWLHLSLQLAILELTGTSSFLILEPTYIDNFKNGGTDATFPMSMQSRELVTKLKEGSPFGSLMTSLKAALAEHRRLVKNTKTGKAYGSHISALQSILNRQAPGHPLLPYLQRFQKPDVMMTGASEGGHLLRAAAGNVFADNQLVVTYILKENEIAFVLTTSGTFSTMLPTIPNALSKSLNRLLQLIVCHVSAGAMMKNSVPDSTTKAEYTSYLHPTPNTLGTVIVQHDGQPQGIRLLDDADGLVSFMAYGKSVALRLQTQLGVERCGMIALFLPNDKPKMHVVPFHGLGKNWISVVAEEQEYSPVYKGYVTSVEGPRVSNQELTLMQKRLLAGDVVPKWDNTFNGDPKDNNLFARLVRGELPHWRVWEDDHHIAFLTPFPNTPGFTVLVPREHLSSNIIGLPDENFTKLFRAVHKVATELMSSLSLDGCAIVCEGMEIDYAHVKVIPLRETSSCEHHVTDQLHETYPGFLSTKHGPEMDINQLVGIATKLALV from the exons atgtatggggataccagtgttaaaaaaaaaagcaagaaaaaaaaaaagaaagaaaaaaaagcgcCTCAAATGTTGTGCTGCAG CATTTCtaacacgatgacgtcatcataCCCAGTGTCTAAGTTGAACGACACGTTGACTGAATTGAAACGAGTATTCAAAGAAATATTGCAACCAGATGAAGCCGAGAAGTTTGACGAGCTCCTTGAGGAGGCTAATGCAACTAGTTTACCAACAGTTCAGAAAATCTTCGAGTCAAGCGTGAAAAATAAGAAGAATTGGAATGCAGAATACGGGCGTCAGTTCATGCTCTCTATCCGGTTTCCTATTCCTGTCTCTACTGCTATGTCTTTCGTTTTAGAAGTGGACAGCAATCACAGTAGTCAGGTTGCAAGGGCTGCGAGCCTACTTGTCGCAGTAGGACAGATCTACAGTGACCCCAGCATGATGGAGGAGATGACTAACGCCTTTGTAAGGAGAGGCGCCAAAGAAAATTATTTAGATGAAATGTTACTGGCAGCATGCAGAGTTCCTGgtatggagaaagatgaatatGTGGTGTACAAAGACGTCAGACATGTTTTGCTCATCAGCAAGAACAGCATGTTCACTATTGATATTCTGGATGACAACAGACAAGTGATACCTGCAGGGATGATTGTAAACCATCTGGAATATATTATCAATCATTCTGGTGAATGTAATGCGAATCCACTTGCTCTGACGGCTCTGCCTCGCAATGATTGGCATGTCACCCGCTTAGATTTGCTCAAAGACAAGTCTAACCAGGAATCCCTTGCAACAGCTGAGAGTTCTATAGTGACTCTTGTCCTGGAAGATCAACCATCACCAATGCCCCTTAGTAAAACTCTGCAGCATATTCAGTTTGGCAGGCCTTCGTTCCGGTACTACGATAAGCTGGTCAATGTTATCGTGTATCGTGATGGACAAGCTGGGCTATTCGTAGATCATGCGTGTTCTGACAGTTATGTAGCTGCAAAGCTATGCATGTTGATAAACAAACTTGCCAACGACGTGCATATTTCACCACAACCAAATGGCAGCAATTCATATCCAGCATCTTTGCACATTTCAACTCCTGAAAAGACTGTACCAACTTCCATATGGGATCATCCGGATAGAGATGTTGCTACATTTGAATTCCCTGTTTGTTCTAATTTACTTAACATTTTGGAAAGGTCCTATGTGCGTGATGCGTGGTTGCATCTATCACTGCAGCTTGCCATTCTTGAACTAACAGGGACCTCGTCCTTTCTGATACTTGAACCCACCTACATTGATAACTTTAAAAATGGAGGAACAGACGCCACCTTCCCCATGAGTATGCAGTCTCGTGAATTAGTAACAAAACTTAAGGAAGGATCACCATTTGGATCCCTGATGACGTCACTGAAAGCAGCCCTGGCAGAACATAGGCGACTGGTTAAGAATACAAAGACGGGTAAAGCATATGGCTCACACATCAGTGCCCTGCAATCTATCTTAAATCGTCAAGCCCCTGGTCATCCACTGTTGCCATATCTCCAGCGCTTCCAGAAACCAGATGTAATGATGACTGGAGCATCAGAAGGGGGCCATCTTCTAAGGGCAGCTGCTGGCAATGTCTTTGCAGACAATCAACTGGTAGTCACCTATATTCTGAAAGAAAATGAGATAGCCTTTGTCCTAACAACAAGTGGGACATTTTCAACAATGCTACCAACCATTCCAAATGCATTATCAAAATCTTTGAATCGACTGCTGCAATTGATTGTATGCCACGTTTCAGCTGGGGCCATGATGAAGAATAGTGTGCCAGATAGCACGACTAAAGCAGAATATACTTCGTATTTACACCCCACTCCCAATACGCTAGGTACAGTCATCGTGCAACACGACGGACAGCCCCAGGGGATCCGACTGCTAGACGATGCAGATGGACTGGTCTCGTTCATGGCATATGGAAAGTCAGTTGCCTTGAGACTTCAAACACAGCTAGGCGTTGAACGTTGTGGTATGATTGCACTTTTCTTACCCAACGATAAACCAAAGATGCATGTAGTTCCTTTCCATGGGTTAGGGAAAAACTGGATTTCAGTTGTCGCAGAGGAACAAGAATATTCCCCTGTGTATAAAGGTTATGTTACATCGGTTGAAGGTCCCCGTGTCTCGAATCAGGAGCTAACTCTGATGCAGAAGAGACTGTTGGCTGGTGATGTAGTTCCCAAATGGGACAACACGTTTAATGGGGATCCCAAGGACAACAATCTCTTCGCTCGACTGGTGCGAGGAGAGCTGCCACACTGGAGGGTTTGGGAGGATGATCACCACATCGCGTTTCTCACACCTTTCCCCAACACGCCAGGATTCACGGTCCTCGTTCCCAGGGAGCATCTTTCAAGCAACATAATTGGTCTGCCAGACGAGAACTTTACAAAGCTGTTTAGAGCAGTTCATAAGGTTGCCACGGAACTTATGTCCTCTCTGTCGCTGGACGGATGTGCTATCGTATGCGAGGGGATGGAAATCGACTACGCTCATGTCAAGGTCATTCCTCTACGTGAGACAAGTTCGTGTGAGCACCATGTTACAGATCAGCTTCACGAAACATATCCAGGATTCTTGTCCACCAAACATGGACCAGAAATGGACATTAATCAGTTGGTGGGTATTGCTACAAAACTCGctcttgtttga